Proteins co-encoded in one Dreissena polymorpha isolate Duluth1 chromosome 12, UMN_Dpol_1.0, whole genome shotgun sequence genomic window:
- the LOC127853702 gene encoding myb-like protein X has protein sequence MMFALKVTVIFSVLNGQVLTLAIPDQACIINIENTCPGGYCCVHDDFLLGTYCKLFGQAQAPCSTKPSDFECPCALGLRCASDVEGHITSLFGRCYVIPGNTTAAPSTITTPTTTTSTMSAQLWTTTTVLTTSYLTTGTTELLTTSVSTISQIVTNILSTTLRLKRKTVVTGSLAPQTDPNSSAATGSEAVTQKANVYDSTSNPQNMIVPIG, from the coding sequence GCCATACCGGACCAGGCTTGCATAATTAACATCGAAAACACGTGTCCGGGTGGCTACTGCTGTGTACACGACGATTTCTTGTTGGGAACGTACTGCAAGCTGTTTGGTCAGGCACAAGCGCCTTGCAGCACAAAACCAAGCGACTTCGAGTGTCCGTGTGCACTGGGCTTACGGTGCGCTTCAGACGTCGAGGGGCACATTACGTCACTGTTTGGACGATGCTACGTCATTCCAGGAAACACGACAGCTGCGCCTTCAACGATCACTACCCCCACAACTACGACATCAACTATGTCAGCACAATTATGGACAACAACAACAGTTTTAACAACTTCGTACCTTACAACTGGAACTACAGAATTACTAACTACATCGGTTTCGACAATATCCCAAATTGTTACTAACATATTAAGCACAACACTTCGTTTGAAGAGGAAGACTGTCGTAACTGGATCTTTGGCGCCGCAAACAGATCCAAATTCGTCTGCTGCAACCGGAAGTGAAGCCGTTACCCAGAAGGCAAATGTATATGATTCTACCAGCAATCCTCAAAACATGATCGTTCCAATTGGCTGA